The following coding sequences are from one Thermostaphylospora chromogena window:
- a CDS encoding DUF6571 family protein — protein sequence MDAFERGLSRAEDTIGRNETRIRHTLQRLDLDTTGLAAYREIRGWIADNRPDLRRRSEAIRTQVDHWGPAAALPGGLSAFDENLYGKSNDPHVYAAAAKLAEAAKDGEVDAKTLIELEKRADDAAFATALANALGATAFRQVLAQAGANEKDKKARRLQAALGKTLAKASARLSAEWRNELTQFPRGVGEAYGVARALRHGTFSSEFLADVSRKIVAWERGRISQPLNYAPVLAALEALAKNPAAAQDFFVGDKSLMKYLLTERHLPDEGKTLGKVLEAATLTFRDREGTPENPSRGFISALLASELVHLEAQRIQEDRPPESLVASDFIGRIIAGYIVDINVTAQQGRDTGVPAVRTTDIPNIPGVEPWGAKFLLKDIRAVMREVFSNSEALTPVLAAQTAFAKTLLDFGASQRASGNDRDLLSINAQWAGSGFGLIADAAGLAKIDSGKEVDEAAERNMKILVATVNTGLAIPQSAGVAITAGVVGAWSGLIEDSVKKDAESNARIEANSVVDQTETLLHDLAAQAMLKHGLFGSADHPAKTHPWATLEGLKKGGNPLDNPNNFLKDEWTIMTIDEMINGSVADNIERNRRVDAYDRWLNSQFPGKLWSEIKGELDGAFRRRFSEYK from the coding sequence CAGAAGACACGATCGGGCGCAACGAAACGCGGATACGGCACACTCTGCAGCGCCTCGACCTCGACACTACCGGCCTGGCCGCCTACCGCGAGATCCGGGGCTGGATCGCCGACAACCGGCCCGACCTGCGGCGGCGTAGCGAAGCCATCCGGACCCAGGTCGACCACTGGGGCCCGGCTGCCGCCCTCCCGGGCGGATTGTCCGCCTTCGACGAGAACCTGTACGGCAAAAGCAACGACCCGCACGTCTACGCGGCGGCCGCCAAGCTCGCCGAAGCCGCCAAAGACGGTGAGGTCGACGCGAAGACCCTGATCGAACTGGAGAAACGAGCGGACGACGCCGCGTTCGCCACCGCCCTGGCGAACGCGCTCGGCGCCACCGCCTTCCGCCAGGTACTGGCCCAGGCCGGAGCGAACGAGAAAGACAAGAAGGCGCGGCGCCTCCAGGCCGCCCTCGGCAAGACCTTGGCCAAGGCCAGCGCTCGGTTGAGCGCCGAATGGCGCAACGAACTCACGCAATTCCCTCGCGGAGTGGGGGAGGCCTACGGCGTCGCACGAGCCTTACGGCACGGCACCTTCAGCAGCGAGTTCCTGGCGGACGTCAGCAGGAAGATAGTCGCCTGGGAACGCGGCCGGATCTCCCAGCCGCTGAACTACGCGCCAGTACTGGCCGCTCTGGAAGCATTGGCCAAGAACCCCGCAGCGGCGCAGGACTTCTTCGTGGGCGACAAGAGCCTGATGAAGTACCTGCTGACCGAACGCCACCTGCCCGACGAGGGAAAGACCCTGGGGAAGGTGCTAGAAGCCGCGACCTTGACCTTCCGGGACCGCGAAGGCACACCGGAGAACCCCTCACGCGGCTTCATATCGGCCCTGCTGGCTTCGGAACTGGTTCACCTGGAGGCCCAGCGAATCCAGGAAGACCGTCCTCCTGAATCATTGGTAGCGTCAGACTTTATCGGACGGATCATTGCTGGGTATATCGTTGACATTAATGTCACCGCCCAGCAAGGGCGCGATACGGGTGTGCCAGCGGTCCGGACTACCGATATTCCTAATATTCCAGGAGTGGAGCCGTGGGGGGCTAAATTTTTGTTAAAAGATATTCGTGCAGTGATGCGGGAAGTTTTTTCAAATTCCGAAGCGTTGACCCCTGTCCTTGCCGCTCAGACCGCCTTCGCTAAAACGCTTCTTGATTTCGGTGCCTCCCAGCGGGCTTCCGGTAATGATCGAGATCTGCTCAGCATTAATGCGCAGTGGGCTGGCTCAGGCTTCGGGTTAATTGCTGACGCTGCGGGATTGGCTAAGATCGATTCGGGTAAGGAGGTAGATGAAGCCGCGGAGCGAAATATGAAAATACTCGTAGCGACAGTGAACACTGGGCTGGCTATTCCGCAATCTGCGGGAGTTGCGATTACTGCCGGAGTGGTAGGTGCTTGGAGTGGCCTAATTGAAGATAGTGTGAAAAAAGATGCGGAGTCCAATGCGCGTATCGAAGCGAACTCGGTTGTAGATCAGACTGAGACCCTCCTGCATGATCTTGCGGCTCAGGCGATGCTTAAGCACGGATTATTCGGTTCTGCCGACCATCCGGCAAAAACGCATCCGTGGGCAACTCTTGAGGGATTAAAGAAAGGGGGAAACCCGCTCGATAACCCCAATAACTTCCTTAAGGATGAGTGGACAATTATGACTATAGATGAGATGATTAACGGATCGGTGGCTGATAATATAGAAAGGAATCGTAGGGTGGACGCCTATGATAGATGGCTAAATTCGCAGTTTCCGGGCAAATTGTGGAGCGAGATTAAGGGGGAGCTTGATGGGGCATTTCGGAGGCGTTTCTCGGAGTATAAATAA
- a CDS encoding DeoR/GlpR family DNA-binding transcription regulator, with the protein MKDSAAEGRLSRQRERQRAIAADVMADGSMRIEAIAEKYGISLMTAHRDLDALVARGIVRKTRGVVTATSSSLVEASYLFRRGRQQAEKAALARAACALIEPGHSVILDDSTTTLHLTSLITGKTPLTVITNFLPIVEELSGEPDITLISLGGTYYSWANSFLGHMTVAALRDLRADIAVISTSAITDDICFHQTQETVDTKRAMLDSAATRLLIVDHTKFQRRALHALAPLTEFDHVIVDWNTPDEHVDRLRRAGVAVTVAQPAPRTRDRR; encoded by the coding sequence ATGAAGGATTCGGCCGCGGAGGGACGCCTATCGCGGCAGCGTGAACGCCAGCGCGCCATCGCGGCCGACGTGATGGCGGACGGCTCGATGCGCATCGAGGCCATCGCCGAGAAGTACGGCATCAGCCTCATGACCGCCCACCGCGACCTCGACGCGCTCGTCGCCCGCGGCATCGTCCGCAAGACGCGCGGCGTCGTCACCGCCACCTCCTCCAGCCTCGTCGAGGCCAGCTACCTGTTCCGCCGGGGCCGTCAGCAGGCCGAGAAGGCCGCGCTCGCCCGCGCCGCGTGCGCCCTCATCGAACCCGGGCACTCGGTGATCCTCGACGACTCCACCACCACCCTGCACCTCACCTCGCTGATCACCGGCAAGACGCCGCTCACGGTGATCACCAACTTCCTGCCGATCGTGGAGGAGCTGAGCGGCGAGCCCGACATCACCCTCATCTCGCTCGGCGGCACCTACTACTCGTGGGCCAATTCCTTCCTCGGCCACATGACCGTCGCCGCCCTGCGCGACCTGCGCGCCGACATCGCCGTCATCTCCACCTCGGCGATCACCGACGACATCTGCTTCCACCAGACGCAGGAGACCGTGGACACCAAGCGGGCGATGCTCGACTCCGCCGCCACCCGCCTGCTCATCGTGGATCACACCAAGTTCCAGCGGCGCGCGTTGCACGCCCTCGCCCCGCTCACCGAGTTCGACCACGTCATCGTCGACTGGAACACCCCGGACGAACACGTCGACCGGCTGCGCCGCGCGGGTGTCGCCGTCACCGTCGCCCAACCGGCCCCCCGCACCCGCGACCGCCGGTAG
- a CDS encoding triose-phosphate isomerase: MIWIGTSWKMNKTLAEARAYADGLAARRDLLARVHAFVIPPHTAIAAFRERLPYDVPVIVGAQNAHWAPAGAYTGEVSMGMVADAGATLVEIGHSERREYFGETDETVALKVEAAVNAGLTPLLCVGEPAAERAAGRHISWVAEQAERGLSLLPAAQRRKALIAYEPVWAIGEHGREPSPREIAPVMEMLHAGFGPGTPTGASAVLYGGSVNPGNAASLLAVPGTGGLFVGRAAWQVEDFLKLVAIAAEHDRSG; the protein is encoded by the coding sequence GTGATCTGGATCGGCACGAGCTGGAAGATGAACAAGACGCTCGCCGAGGCGCGCGCCTACGCCGACGGCCTCGCCGCCCGGCGCGACCTGCTCGCCCGCGTCCACGCGTTCGTCATCCCGCCGCACACCGCCATCGCCGCCTTCCGCGAACGCCTGCCGTACGACGTGCCGGTCATCGTGGGCGCGCAGAACGCGCACTGGGCCCCCGCCGGCGCCTACACCGGCGAGGTGTCCATGGGCATGGTCGCCGACGCCGGGGCGACCCTCGTCGAGATCGGCCACTCCGAGCGGCGCGAGTACTTCGGCGAGACCGACGAGACCGTCGCCTTGAAGGTCGAAGCGGCCGTCAACGCCGGGCTCACCCCCCTGCTGTGCGTGGGCGAGCCCGCCGCCGAACGCGCCGCAGGACGCCACATCTCGTGGGTCGCCGAACAGGCCGAACGCGGGCTGTCCCTCCTGCCCGCCGCCCAGCGGCGCAAGGCGCTCATCGCTTATGAGCCGGTGTGGGCCATCGGCGAGCACGGGCGCGAGCCGTCCCCGCGGGAGATCGCCCCCGTCATGGAGATGCTGCACGCCGGGTTCGGTCCCGGCACGCCCACCGGGGCCTCCGCCGTCCTGTACGGCGGAAGCGTCAACCCGGGCAACGCCGCGTCCCTGCTCGCCGTGCCCGGGACCGGCGGACTGTTCGTCGGACGCGCGGCCTGGCAGGTGGAGGACTTCCTGAAGCTGGTGGCCATCGCCGCCGAGCACGACCGGTCCGGGTGA
- a CDS encoding FGGY-family carbohydrate kinase: MGRYLLGVDAGSTVTKAVLFDLSGRETGRAARRVPHSYPRPHHVERDQDELWEVTCAVIREAVAAAGARPEDIAAVAVTSHGDGVYLVDEHGRPTRPGILSLDTRAAGLVAEWERTGRSDAVLPVSGQKPWPGSPVSVLAWLLANEPDVLARTAYALPGKDAIKQRLTGVFSTDPTESSLSFTNVRTQRYDEETLRVFGVEELFRLLPPVVPSDRVVGEVTAAAAEHCGLAPGTPVASGAHDVDCSAIGVGAVRPGQLAIIAGTFSINEVISDTVRVDPRWNARNFVVPGQWMNQSLSPSSATNLEWFATRLAGHDFAAGRAAGDPFAFVEEDLRAVESSPSDLVYLPFLYGSPYPVDASAAFVGLRGWHERGHLVRAVMEGVAYNHRHHVDALREGFQVTDVRLTGGAVNSARWVQMFADTLGTPVHVSRTREAGALGSAMLAGIAVGAFADLAEAAEAMTERPEPCEPSPGGVARQEAGYRRYRRVVEAMTGLWADTGLWEEQAP, translated from the coding sequence GTGGGACGCTACCTTCTCGGCGTGGACGCCGGGTCCACCGTGACCAAGGCCGTGCTGTTCGACCTGTCCGGCCGGGAGACCGGCCGGGCCGCGCGGCGGGTCCCGCACAGCTACCCCAGGCCGCACCACGTGGAACGCGACCAGGACGAGCTGTGGGAGGTGACCTGCGCGGTCATCCGCGAGGCGGTGGCCGCCGCCGGGGCCCGGCCCGAGGACATCGCCGCCGTCGCCGTCACCTCGCACGGCGACGGCGTCTACCTCGTCGACGAGCACGGCAGGCCCACCCGGCCCGGCATCCTCTCCCTCGACACCCGCGCCGCCGGGCTGGTCGCCGAGTGGGAGCGCACCGGGCGCAGCGACGCCGTCCTGCCGGTCAGCGGCCAGAAACCCTGGCCCGGTTCGCCGGTGTCGGTCCTCGCCTGGCTGCTGGCGAACGAACCCGACGTCCTGGCCCGCACCGCCTACGCGCTGCCCGGCAAGGACGCCATCAAGCAGCGGCTCACCGGCGTCTTCTCCACCGACCCGACCGAGTCCAGCCTGTCGTTCACCAACGTCCGCACCCAGCGGTACGACGAGGAGACGCTGCGCGTCTTCGGCGTCGAGGAGCTGTTCCGCCTGCTGCCGCCGGTCGTCCCCTCCGACCGGGTCGTCGGGGAGGTGACCGCCGCAGCGGCCGAACACTGCGGCCTGGCCCCCGGCACGCCGGTCGCCTCCGGCGCGCACGACGTGGACTGCAGCGCCATCGGCGTCGGAGCCGTACGGCCCGGCCAGCTCGCCATCATCGCCGGCACCTTCAGCATCAACGAGGTCATCTCCGACACCGTCCGGGTCGACCCGCGGTGGAACGCGCGCAACTTCGTCGTGCCCGGCCAGTGGATGAACCAGTCGCTGTCCCCGTCCAGCGCGACCAACCTGGAATGGTTCGCCACCCGCCTGGCCGGCCACGACTTCGCCGCCGGACGCGCGGCCGGCGACCCGTTCGCCTTCGTCGAGGAAGACCTGCGCGCCGTCGAATCCTCCCCCAGCGACCTGGTCTACCTGCCGTTCCTGTACGGCTCGCCGTACCCGGTGGACGCCAGCGCCGCCTTCGTCGGCCTGCGCGGCTGGCACGAGCGCGGCCACCTGGTCCGCGCCGTGATGGAGGGCGTCGCCTACAACCACCGCCACCACGTGGACGCCCTGCGCGAAGGCTTCCAGGTGACCGACGTGCGGCTCACCGGGGGCGCGGTCAACAGCGCCCGCTGGGTGCAGATGTTCGCCGACACGCTCGGCACGCCCGTGCACGTCAGCCGGACCCGGGAGGCGGGAGCGCTCGGCTCGGCCATGCTCGCCGGGATCGCCGTCGGCGCCTTCGCCGACCTCGCCGAGGCGGCCGAGGCCATGACCGAGCGGCCCGAGCCGTGCGAGCCCTCCCCCGGCGGCGTCGCCCGGCAGGAGGCCGGCTACCGGCGCTACCGGCGGGTGGTCGAGGCGATGACCGGGCTGTGGGCCGACACCGGACTGTGGGAGGAGCAGGCGCCGTGA
- a CDS encoding glycerol-3-phosphate dehydrogenase/oxidase, with translation MTAHRDHAVSRLRDGFDLLVIGGGVNGLGVAWDAADRGLSVLVIDKGDWGSGTSSWSSRMIHGGLKYLEKLEIGLVRESLRDREWLLRRAPHLVSPLPFVLPFYRNNAHHHLVLRAGMVLYDVLSFDKSLPCHRVYGRKGTAARLPSLCRDGLQGSALYYDAQVAYAERLCVEIMLAARRAGAVTLNHAESVGLTVADGRVTGARVRDVLTGDVHQVRARFTVNVAGPWADSVLADVPAGSKRLIGGTKGTHLVVDPFPGAPNRAMYYEALSDGRPLMVIPWLGRYLIGSTDKRFDGDLDTVRADEEEIDYILTETNRLFPSANLTPGDILYSYTGVRPLPYVPDGAPGDITRRHILHDHRPHLDGLLSVIGGKLTTFRSLAEHVVDEVGARLGRRTRCRTRRLSLPGSPPEGPAAFTRSFAAESGLPEPEARRLARIYGVRAREVATVINASPELGRVVDPASGLRAGEIVFAVRQEEAATLADVLARRTMLGLEPDLGRSAMDAVAEVCAAELGWDEAETERQKTAYRRYLRRFLERDPDPQTASRT, from the coding sequence ATGACCGCACACAGGGATCACGCCGTGAGCCGCCTGCGCGACGGGTTCGACCTGCTCGTGATCGGAGGGGGAGTGAACGGCCTCGGCGTCGCCTGGGACGCCGCCGACCGCGGCCTGTCAGTGCTGGTCATCGACAAGGGCGACTGGGGAAGCGGCACCTCGTCGTGGTCCTCGCGGATGATCCACGGCGGGCTGAAGTACCTGGAGAAGCTGGAGATCGGGCTGGTCCGCGAGTCGCTGCGCGACCGTGAATGGCTGCTGCGGCGCGCCCCCCACCTGGTCTCCCCGCTGCCGTTCGTCCTGCCCTTCTACCGCAACAACGCCCACCATCACCTGGTGCTGCGCGCCGGCATGGTGCTGTACGACGTGCTGTCCTTCGACAAGTCCCTGCCCTGCCACCGCGTATACGGGCGGAAGGGGACCGCCGCCCGGCTGCCCAGCCTGTGCCGCGACGGCCTGCAGGGATCGGCGCTCTACTACGACGCGCAGGTCGCCTACGCCGAACGCCTCTGCGTGGAGATCATGCTCGCCGCCCGGCGGGCCGGCGCCGTCACCCTCAACCACGCCGAATCGGTCGGGCTGACCGTGGCGGACGGCCGGGTCACCGGGGCACGCGTGCGCGACGTCCTCACCGGCGACGTCCACCAGGTGCGCGCCCGGTTCACCGTCAACGTGGCCGGGCCGTGGGCCGACAGCGTGCTCGCCGACGTCCCCGCCGGGTCCAAGCGGCTGATCGGCGGCACCAAGGGCACCCACCTCGTCGTCGACCCGTTCCCCGGCGCGCCCAACCGCGCCATGTACTACGAGGCGCTGAGCGACGGCCGCCCCCTCATGGTGATCCCCTGGCTGGGCCGCTACCTCATCGGCAGCACCGACAAGCGGTTCGACGGCGACCTCGACACCGTCCGCGCCGACGAGGAGGAGATCGACTACATCCTCACCGAGACCAACCGGCTCTTCCCCTCCGCGAACCTCACCCCGGGCGACATCCTGTACTCCTACACCGGCGTACGCCCCCTGCCGTACGTGCCCGACGGCGCGCCCGGAGACATCACCCGCCGCCACATCCTGCACGACCACCGGCCCCACCTGGACGGGCTGCTGTCGGTCATCGGCGGCAAGCTCACCACCTTCCGCAGCCTCGCCGAGCACGTCGTGGACGAGGTCGGCGCCCGGCTCGGCCGGAGGACCCGCTGCCGCACCCGGCGGCTCAGCCTGCCCGGCAGCCCGCCCGAGGGGCCCGCGGCGTTCACCCGCTCCTTCGCCGCGGAGAGCGGGCTGCCCGAACCCGAGGCGCGCCGGCTCGCCCGGATCTACGGGGTGCGGGCCCGCGAGGTCGCCACGGTGATCAACGCCTCCCCCGAGCTGGGACGCGTCGTCGACCCGGCCTCGGGACTGCGCGCCGGCGAGATCGTCTTCGCCGTGCGCCAGGAGGAGGCCGCCACCCTCGCCGACGTGCTGGCCCGCCGTACGATGCTCGGCCTGGAACCCGACCTCGGCCGGTCGGCCATGGACGCCGTCGCCGAGGTGTGCGCCGCCGAACTGGGCTGGGACGAGGCGGAGACCGAGCGGCAGAAGACCGCCTACCGCCGCTACCTGCGGCGCTTCCTCGAACGCGACCCCGACCCGCAGACGGCTTCCCGAACGTAG
- a CDS encoding DUF2291 family protein codes for MTTPAETRPSRRLARLAWAVAIVVLLAAMAMDTKVLTTEEAAASNPAAFDAKVYAAEEYPKIVEAVRTGAVQLPEVAAAVAADAQAAGEKYGKTAGTDKYAIPVTFTGEVTEADDNTLTVDVADMPEGTTVRVAIGSAVNGTAVRDVTGAYPFRDFANQTDHQQMANELKALVQQNVTRKIDPDAAEGAQASVTGIYVVGVGPQDSFLVTPVELEVSG; via the coding sequence ATGACCACCCCCGCCGAGACTCGCCCGTCGCGCAGGCTCGCGCGCCTCGCCTGGGCCGTCGCGATCGTCGTGCTCCTGGCCGCCATGGCGATGGACACCAAGGTCCTCACGACCGAGGAGGCGGCGGCGAGCAACCCCGCGGCGTTCGACGCCAAGGTGTACGCCGCCGAGGAGTACCCCAAGATCGTCGAAGCGGTGCGGACGGGTGCGGTCCAGCTGCCGGAGGTCGCCGCGGCCGTCGCCGCCGACGCGCAGGCCGCCGGAGAGAAGTACGGCAAGACCGCCGGCACCGACAAGTACGCGATCCCGGTGACCTTCACCGGCGAGGTCACCGAGGCCGACGACAACACGCTGACCGTCGACGTGGCCGACATGCCCGAGGGCACCACCGTGCGGGTCGCCATCGGCTCGGCCGTCAACGGCACCGCCGTCCGCGACGTCACCGGCGCCTACCCCTTCCGGGACTTCGCCAACCAGACCGACCACCAGCAGATGGCCAACGAGCTGAAGGCCCTCGTCCAGCAGAACGTCACCCGGAAGATCGACCCCGACGCCGCAGAAGGCGCGCAGGCCTCGGTGACCGGCATCTACGTCGTCGGCGTCGGCCCGCAGGACAGCTTCCTGGTCACGCCCGTGGAACTGGAGGTGTCGGGCTGA
- a CDS encoding sugar ABC transporter ATP-binding protein has product MAAPATTGADTRDDVILRAVDISKWYGATHALKGVNFEVRRGKVTVLFGENGAGKSTLMKILAGVEQPSGGHLELDGKRVELRSPTEAVDHGISIIHQELNLCPNLSVRDNIFMGRERTRLGGVDYRSEREVVRRLMERLEEDIDPDTLVSDLRLGQQQIVEIARALSLDTRILIMDEPTSALSAAEVEVLFRVIKELTANGVAIVYISHHLEEAIEISDHAVVFRDGELVATADAADIDLPWVVGKMVGRSAGYDFRDEERDHGDVALSIENVKIPDPTGNGRLAVNDVSLTVRRGEIVCLYGLMGAGRTELVEALAGRGEIASGRVLLDGEDITGLPIPELIRRGIGLVPEDRQRDGLVQSMSVGQNLSLSSLWEMVRRFLLSRRGETERVGKGIENVRVKTAGAGAPITSLSGGNQQKVVIGKILMTGPKVLLLDEPTRGIDVGAKGEIFSLLFREARKGLAVLYVTSEIGEAITASHRIVVMAKGRVVGEFDPRTASREEIMAASGESEVGLHPIGTPSE; this is encoded by the coding sequence ATGGCGGCACCGGCCACGACCGGCGCGGACACCCGCGACGACGTCATCCTGCGGGCGGTCGACATCAGCAAGTGGTACGGCGCCACGCACGCGCTCAAGGGCGTCAACTTCGAGGTCCGCCGCGGTAAGGTCACCGTCCTGTTCGGCGAGAACGGCGCCGGCAAATCCACGCTGATGAAGATCCTCGCCGGCGTCGAGCAGCCCTCCGGCGGCCACCTGGAACTGGACGGGAAGCGCGTGGAGCTGCGCTCGCCCACCGAGGCGGTCGACCACGGCATCTCGATCATCCACCAGGAGCTCAACCTCTGCCCCAACCTCAGCGTGCGGGACAACATCTTCATGGGGCGCGAGCGCACCCGCCTCGGCGGTGTGGACTACCGCAGCGAGCGCGAGGTCGTGCGGCGGCTGATGGAGCGGCTCGAAGAGGACATCGACCCCGACACCCTCGTCTCCGACCTGCGCCTGGGCCAGCAGCAGATCGTCGAGATCGCCCGCGCCCTGTCCTTGGACACCCGCATCCTGATCATGGACGAGCCCACCTCGGCGCTCAGCGCCGCCGAGGTCGAGGTCCTGTTCCGGGTGATCAAGGAGCTGACCGCCAACGGCGTCGCGATCGTCTACATCTCCCACCACCTGGAGGAGGCGATCGAGATCTCCGACCACGCGGTGGTGTTCCGCGACGGCGAACTGGTCGCCACCGCCGACGCCGCCGACATCGACCTGCCCTGGGTCGTCGGCAAGATGGTCGGCCGCTCCGCGGGCTACGACTTCCGCGACGAGGAGCGCGACCACGGCGACGTCGCGCTCAGCATCGAGAACGTCAAGATCCCGGACCCGACCGGAAACGGCCGCCTCGCCGTGAACGACGTGTCCCTCACCGTGCGGCGGGGCGAGATCGTCTGCCTGTACGGGCTCATGGGGGCCGGGCGCACCGAACTGGTCGAGGCGCTGGCCGGGCGGGGCGAGATCGCCTCCGGCCGGGTGCTGCTCGACGGCGAGGACATCACCGGCCTGCCCATCCCCGAGCTGATCCGGCGCGGCATCGGACTGGTACCCGAGGACCGCCAGCGCGACGGGCTGGTGCAGTCGATGTCCGTCGGCCAGAACCTGTCGCTGTCCAGCCTGTGGGAGATGGTGCGGCGCTTCCTCCTCTCCCGCCGCGGCGAGACCGAACGGGTCGGCAAGGGCATCGAGAACGTCCGGGTGAAGACCGCCGGCGCAGGCGCGCCGATCACCTCGCTGAGCGGAGGCAACCAGCAGAAGGTCGTGATCGGCAAGATCCTGATGACCGGCCCGAAGGTGCTGCTGCTGGACGAACCCACCCGCGGCATCGACGTCGGCGCCAAGGGCGAGATCTTCTCCCTGCTCTTCCGCGAGGCCCGCAAAGGGCTCGCCGTCCTCTACGTCACCAGTGAGATCGGCGAGGCGATCACCGCCTCGCACCGCATCGTCGTGATGGCCAAGGGGCGGGTCGTCGGCGAGTTCGACCCCCGTACCGCGTCACGTGAAGAGATCATGGCCGCCTCCGGCGAGTCCGAGGTCGGCCTCCACCCGATTGGAACGCCCAGTGAGTGA
- a CDS encoding ABC transporter permease — protein MSELSQPAAASPGILSKINTRALLLEGRALIAFLLIVVVFSLLSPNYLTPDNVITMTRHVAMNAILAIGMLMVILNGGIDLSVGSTVGLTGVVAGMLLEGFEITSLDVILYPAVWVVIVVSIGVGCLVGLVNGILVTRFNVAPFIATLGMLYVARGIALLITNGTPFSNLTGREELGNTGFLTVVKGAPLGLPMPVWAMIFFAAVFAVVLNKRPFGRWLYASGGNERAAELSGVPVKKVQCRIYVLSGLCAAAVGLLLTADLASATPSAGEFFELNAIAAVVIGGAALSGGRGTIRGTLIGAFVIGFLVDGLVLVGVSQFWQQIIKGAVIIIAVALDQFQQNLHKRRSAKAAISATKPPERTPAPA, from the coding sequence GTGAGTGAGTTGAGCCAGCCCGCAGCCGCCTCGCCCGGCATCCTGAGCAAGATCAATACGAGGGCTCTGCTGCTCGAAGGACGCGCCCTCATCGCGTTCCTGCTCATCGTGGTCGTGTTCTCGCTGCTGTCCCCGAACTACCTCACCCCGGACAACGTCATCACCATGACCCGGCACGTCGCGATGAACGCCATCCTCGCGATCGGGATGCTCATGGTGATCCTCAACGGCGGGATCGACCTGTCCGTCGGCTCCACGGTCGGCCTGACCGGCGTCGTCGCCGGCATGCTGCTGGAAGGCTTCGAGATCACCAGCCTCGACGTGATCCTCTACCCCGCGGTCTGGGTGGTCATCGTCGTCTCCATCGGCGTGGGATGCCTGGTCGGGCTGGTGAACGGGATACTGGTCACCCGGTTCAACGTGGCGCCCTTCATCGCCACCCTCGGCATGCTCTACGTCGCGCGGGGCATCGCCCTGCTGATCACGAACGGCACCCCGTTCTCCAACCTCACCGGGCGGGAGGAGCTCGGCAACACCGGTTTCCTCACCGTCGTCAAGGGCGCGCCGCTCGGCCTGCCCATGCCCGTCTGGGCGATGATCTTCTTCGCCGCGGTCTTCGCCGTGGTGCTCAACAAGCGCCCCTTCGGCCGCTGGCTGTACGCATCCGGCGGCAACGAGCGCGCCGCCGAACTGTCCGGCGTCCCGGTGAAGAAGGTCCAGTGCCGCATCTACGTCCTGTCCGGGCTGTGCGCCGCAGCCGTCGGCCTGCTGCTGACCGCCGACCTGGCCTCCGCCACCCCGTCGGCGGGTGAGTTCTTCGAGCTCAACGCCATCGCGGCGGTGGTGATCGGAGGCGCCGCGCTCTCCGGCGGGCGCGGCACGATCCGCGGCACCCTCATCGGCGCCTTCGTCATCGGCTTCCTCGTCGACGGACTCGTCCTGGTGGGCGTGTCGCAGTTCTGGCAGCAGATCATCAAGGGCGCCGTGATCATCATCGCGGTCGCGCTGGACCAGTTCCAGCAGAACCTGCACAAGCGCCGTTCGGCCAAGGCCGCGATATCCGCCACCAAGCCGCCGGAGCGCACGCCCGCCCCGGCGTGA